The sequence below is a genomic window from Pseudomonadota bacterium.
CACATCGAGCTTGCCAACGACAGCGTCACCCTCACCGCCAGCAAAGGCGGCGCGGTGCGCACCCTGCAGGTCGGCGATCCCACCACACCCTGAGCAGGAGAGACCTCACCGCACGCAAACCCCACAAGCATGCCTCTCTCGCGCGCCCTCATCGACGACATGCTCGCCCAGACCGACCACCGCCCCTGGCCCCTGCCCACGCGGCCATGGCTCATGACGCAGACGTGGGAGGGGCTGCTGTTCGCCCACTGGCCCGTGCCCGCCGCGGCGCTGCGCGCGCTGGTGCCCGAGCCCCTCGCGCTCGATGCCCGCGACGGGACGTGCTACATCGGCCTGGTGCCTTTCTGGATCGCTGACGAGAGCCTGCGCGGGCGCGTGAAGGTGCCCTTCGCGGGCAGCTTCATCGAGATGAACGTGCGCACCTACGTCACACACAAAGGCAAGCCGGGTGTCTATTTCATCAGCCTCGACGCGAGCAACCACGTGGCGGTGATGGCGGCGCGCTTCCTCTACGCCCTGCCCTACTACAACGCGAAGATGTCGTTCGACATCGCCGACGACGGCTGGGTGACCTACCGATCGACGCGACGCCACTCTGGGGTTCCCATCGCCGAGTTCAAGGGGCGATATCGCGCGAAAGGGCCGGCGCTTGCATTCACGCCAGGCACGCTGGAGCGCTGGCTCACCGAGCGGTACGCCCTCTACACGGTCGACGATGGGCACGTGTACGAGGGCGATATACACCACACCCCCTGGACGCTGCACGAGGCGCAAGCCGAGATCGAGACCAACACCACCTTCTCATGCTGGGGCCTCGACGTGCCTGGCGAGCCACCGCTGCTGCACTACGCGCCCCACATCGACACGGTGATCTGGCCCCTTGAACGGGTGTGACGGCAGCCTGAAGCCTATCGCGTGACGCCCGCCAGCGGCTTGCCGTCGAGCGTGCCCTTCTCGCGCAGGCTGCGGCAGCGAACCTCACGCCAGCCGGACGCCGTCACGGCCCACGTCGACTCTGCGTCGGTATCGGTGACGAGGGTTGAAACCCGCTTGCTGTTGAGCCGGTTGAAGGTCATCACGACATGCTCGTGGATGCGCGCCACCGCGATGACGGCACCGTTGGGCGCCGTGCTGTCGAAGTGAAGCGAGCGCACCGTGGTGATGGCCTTCACCGTCTTCACCGTGCTGAGGAGCATCTTGAGCAGCGCGCGGCGCGTGGCGAGGTTCACCTCCTTGCCATCGAGCCCGACGCTCACGAAGGTGTCGGCCTTGCTCGCCAGCCAGCCGTCGGCGTCTCGGCGCGCGGCGGCCGCCGAGGCATCATCGTAGGCGCGCTGTATGGCGCGACGCGCGTCAGCCGTGGAGACGGCGTTGGCGTGTGCGTGCAAGGTCGGCACGGATGTGAATGCGATCAGCAGGCAGGCACACAAGACCAGACGTGCACAAAGAGACGGTCGCGATGTCATCGCTTCAAGCAAACCCTTCGGGTAGACTGGGGAGGTGCACTTCCGCGAGCCGCACCTCGATCCTCTTCGGCGATCGCTACCGCGAGATCAGGCGCAGCTGGGCCTCGAGCTCGGTGATCTCCTGACGCCAGTACGACGACGTGCCGTACTCGTAGAGCACCCGCTTGAAGGCCGGGTCGAGGCGCCGCTGGGCCAGCCAGGCGGCGTAGCGCACGTATCGCAGAGCCCGCAGCACCTCGATGAGACCGATGGTTCGGCGCTCAAACGGGCGGCGCTTCTCGTAGGCGTTGAGGAAGGCGTCGCGCTGCTCGAGCGACTCCGGATCGCGCCCCGGCAGCAGCATCCAGAGGTCTTGCACGGGCGGCCCCATGGCCATGTCGTCGAAGTCGACGACAACGGGGCCCAGCGACGGCCACAGCAGGTTTCCGCGATGGAAGTCGCCGTGGATGCGAATCATCTCGACGCCCTTCAACCGCTCGCGGGCGATGGGCAGCAGCGGCTCGACGGCCTTCTTGTAGCGTGCCCAGGTCTCTGCCGGCATCACCCGCTCGCTATCGAGGATCTCGAGATCACGACGCCCGGGCTCGGCCACCGTCCACCCTGGGCGGTGCTGGGCCTTGCGCTTGCTGCCCACCTCGTGCACCCGTGCCACCAGATCGCCGAGCTCGTGCACCTGTCTCACGCTCAGCTCGTCTGGCGGGCGACCTGCCTGGTGGGGAAAGACTGCGAAGAAGATGCCCGCGGTCTCTCCAATGGTCTCCCCGAAACGAGGAAGCAGCACCGGCGACGACACCGGCACGTCGGCCGCACGCAGATCGGCCAGAAAGCGATGCTCCTCGGCAACGGCGTCCCGGCTCCAACGCCCTGGGCGGTAGAACTTCGCCAC
It includes:
- a CDS encoding DUF2071 domain-containing protein, coding for MLAQTDHRPWPLPTRPWLMTQTWEGLLFAHWPVPAAALRALVPEPLALDARDGTCYIGLVPFWIADESLRGRVKVPFAGSFIEMNVRTYVTHKGKPGVYFISLDASNHVAVMAARFLYALPYYNAKMSFDIADDGWVTYRSTRRHSGVPIAEFKGRYRAKGPALAFTPGTLERWLTERYALYTVDDGHVYEGDIHHTPWTLHEAQAEIETNTTFSCWGLDVPGEPPLLHYAPHIDTVIWPLERV
- a CDS encoding serine/threonine protein kinase; protein product: MMPSPACRPCCAISTPRRPRRRAPDVAARKASEPAPAPLTKYFYDLTPERILDAFDAAGIACNPAVRFLNSLENRVAQVEDLEGERWVAKFYRPGRWSRDAVAEEHRFLADLRAADVPVSSPVLLPRFGETIGETAGIFFAVFPHQAGRPPDELSVRQVHELGDLVARVHEVGSKRKAQHRPGWTVAEPGRRDLEILDSERVMPAETWARYKKAVEPLLPIARERLKGVEMIRIHGDFHRGNLLWPSLGPVVVDFDDMAMGPPVQDLWMLLPGRDPESLEQRDAFLNAYEKRRPFERRTIGLIEVLRALRYVRYAAWLAQRRLDPAFKRVLYEYGTSSYWRQEITELEAQLRLISR